ATCATCTTCTATAAAagatatcttcttttttttaagtaaatgaTCCATTAGATTTGTTGTTTTTCCTGGAATAAGAAATAATATCTGTGTAATTTCATCGTTTATCTTGAGTACAAATGGAATAAGATCATGCTATTCATTCCACTAAGAGGTTGAAATGATCCTATAGTGTTTCTTTGTTGCATTCTTTTATAACACTGTGGAAAACTCAGGCAGCTCCTTAGTCACTGCTATTTGCTTTTCAAATCTTGCCTGAATAAGAAGTTTGGAATTGGTAGGTCCAATATTTATGTACTCAACGGGAAGCATACAACTATTGCATGTAAGTCACCCTGATCTCGTGAAGGAGATAAGCCTCTGCAAGTCTTTAGATTTAGGGAGGCCTTCATACATACAGAAAGAACGCGGAGCTCTTTTTGGTCGGGGCATTATAGCATCAAATGGTGCTGTTTGGGCTCACCAGAGGAAAATTATAGCACCAGAGTTCTTCATGGACAAGGTTAAGGTAAGTTCAGCTCTTATTGGTATTTTCAAACCTTATTTGTGTTTTTGCACAGTTCATGCTCACAAAACTTTGGGTAATTTGGAGCCAAGGTTAACCTACTTCTTTAAGCCCTGACTTTAGATACTGTGGCATGGTACTGAAGCTGAATTTTTGGGCTTTTAGACATACActgctaattgatcatgtgCCTAGGCTTAGAAGAGCGGCGGATTCCTGATAAAATTAAACATGTTAAGAAAACCACTAAATTGTTTGGAAAATTAGTTTGAAATTTTTCTCATAAGCTATTACCTTGTTATgcttatactatattatattggtTGGCTATGATAATGTCAGACATTCAAAGTAGGGATTGGTAAATAATGGTGCCAAACCTTATCCATGAGATGTGCACTATCTCCGATCACTATGCAAATATATACTGTGAGCAGCGCAAATTCAGTTTTTCCTTTGATCCCCTCTTGTTTACACTCCATGTCCTGCTGCTCCCAGCCTCTAAGTGGTGGGCACATATAAACGCTTGCGCTCTTTCTCAAAACCTTATAAAGTCCTATTAACCAACCATTTCATGAATAGTGTCATAAAAATCACTTACATTTTGTTTATTTACTACAGCTGTATGCTTGTAATCCCTTTTCATATTGCTAGTATAGATATGTCTTCAGTCCTTTATGTTGACAGATTCCAACTCTGGTTAGCAACAATGTCAACCCCCACACAAGAGCCATATGAAACTCATGTATTCATGTATTATAAATGTAATATGAGATGTGGACAAGCAGAAGTTTAATATGAAATTGATTGTGAGAGAACAACTGTGATGACTAGCTATGagtcccccctcccccccctctGTCATCTTTCTTCCCGAGCTCTAACCATTTTTAAACCACATATATGTCATCACAATGTAGAGTGCACATATTTGCAGCACATGGTGGACTTAATTGTGGAGGCCACAATTCCATTTTTGGAGTCATGGGAGAGCCTGCTTGAGAGTGAGGGAGGCACTAGAGAAATTGTAGTGGATGaagatttaagaagcttttcAGCAGatgtaatctccagagcttctTTCGGAAGTAGCTATGCTAAAGGTGAAGAAATATTTTCTAGACTTAGGCAACTTCAGAAGGCAATGTCCAAGTCAAGCATACTTATCGGGATTCCTGGCTTAAGGTAATTTGGACCCTTCTGTTAAACTTCTTTTTAAATGCTTAAGCATGCTGAGACTTAACAGTCTTGAAATAGTTCCTAATAGATTTTTAATAAGCCAAATTTATCACTGCAATCTCTATTGATCATTGTTTCCTTCTTCCCTTGGGAATACGTTTTTGCTAAGGACCATCGTAGAATTCTGTCATGTAAGTGAGTTCTCCAACAACTCACCACCAAGCTTATCTGAGTTTATTCAGATTTCTTACTCTTATCACTAAAATATATGCATATTAAATTGCTAATAACCAACATCAGATAGTAATGATAGCTCTATCATTTAACAGAGAATATTTTGAACTTGATGTGGTCCAGAACAGTTGCATTTGGCAGAGATgacttcaattatttgtttagCAGAACAGACCCCCTCTCCCCGGTTTGTTTAGTGGGTAGGAGGTTGTGTTAATGTCAAGTGGACAATTTTTACACCTATCTTTGGAAACAAATCTTTCTTTATTAATAGGGAGGGACGAAGCATCTTTTGTCCCATCCTACCCACTATGATTACAATAAACATTACTCCTTGTCCAGCCCACCCACCAAAAAATAGCAATATGTGGCTTCCATTAAACACTAGACAAATTCTTAATGGCCTTAATATGAGGACACCTAAGGACAAAAGCATATGCTCTATCAAAATAAAGGAATGGAACATATTAACTTTTCGATAGTTTTGGGTATTTGAATACATCATTTATTAAACATCTTCTCTATCAAAAACAAAACACTCTGTAAAAATATTTGCATAAGGTGACCTAAGTAGCAGAAGATTGCCAAgtttgaatttcttttcccaATCATATTTCACATTTCTACGAGTGTCGTATTGGTGGTTTTAACATCTAGGATGCAACAAGGAGcatgatatttttttgatttttttctatAAGAAAGCAGTTAAAAATGATGGTATGacaagccaaaaaaaatttcttaattgcAAATTTTACCTGTTTTTCTGAAGAGTCAAATATTTGACCATGCATTTAACAAAGTTAATGATATTCCTCAAAATTAAAGATTCACACTACTGATCATGGTTTACAAATATTTAAATCTGTAAAAATGAAGATCATATATGTTTGGAAGCTTTCTGCTTATGCATCAAGGAAATGCAAAATAAACAGTTCTAAACAATATTTGATGATAATATATTGTAAAATTGTCCAACAAGGAAATGCAAAATTCTATTTATTGGTCAAATGGGTTTGGGTTTCGGTTCTGGGTTTCGGGTTCCGGGTTCGGGTTCAGGTTCGGATTCCGGGCTCGGATCTGAACTGGgtttcggattttttttttttttttttttttttgggtttcggGTTTGAACCAGGCCCAAGTTGGGTCCGCAGTGAATAGGACCCGTGACaggcccttcttcttccccaagcccccacggacaggggatgaagaagaagaggaagaaaggacccgggggggggggggggggggtttgcgGCAGGGTGGCCGGACGGTGGCCTGGCCGGCAGCTTGCGAGGGACGCGGCCGTCGGTAGGGCGGTCGTGGCCGGCAGCAGGGTGCCGCGGCGGCTCGGCCGTGAAGGGAGGGTCCGAGGATGACCTCGGTTTGGGGCCCAAACAGAAAAAAAACATCATGAAATAAAGGGCCAAAAGAGGCTTACCGGTGCTCGACGGAGGCGGCAGGAGGGAGGTCTCGGCTGCAGCTGCTCGATCCGGTGGTCAAACGGCGGTGGCAGCGGCGCTTTtccggagaggaagaagatttcaaaacaggggagacTCGCGACAGGGTTTCGGACAGCACTCGGCCGGGAGGGCACGCCGAtcaccaaggagaggaggaagagggaaggagggaggaggaggaggagcttggaGGTGCCCTAGGGAGGAGGGCTTGGGGGGTTTTATCACCCCCTTGTATCGGCTCTCCGCCGCGTGAATCGCGGCGGCCGAGCGAAATCCGCGGCCGGGATTGGCCGCGGATTGATCGGAGgggggggtgccgcgggatCCCTGCGGCGCCCTTGCCTCATTTCTTAACATCAACTTTCCTTAACATCAACTTTCCCTCTTGAACCTCCCCATCCCAAAAATTCCACCCccaggaaagaaggaaaaaaaaatactagcaTGCTTCTACAGAGGGATGGGTTTTTATTCCTGCTAATGGTCTTTTATATATCCTAAATTACCTTCGCCATGACTTCACACTAGTTCAAACTGGGATGACACCAATTTTAAGAGCAGAAAAGGTTCTAGAAATGTTATAAAGCATTCAGTGCTCTATGTAGCCGACCACCTAATGACTGCTTAAGACTTACCATTCTACCTTAAGATTGAGATATATTTCTAAATTTGTGATATTTGGCATCATCCTCTCTCACTTACTCTAGCACACGTGTGTATGCACGCAGTAATTAGAAGATCCATAAAAAGGCCTACTAAGAAACTTAATATTTCACCAACAAATCAAGAAAGATGTTAAAGGACAATATCACATACTATCACAGTTTGCTTTTCAAACCTAAATATATTAACCAAAAATAAGTCAAGAAGTATTCTTACCACTCCAACAAATTTTCTAGAGTAATTGCTCTTCCAAGTTGAGAAAATATTAGACaaggaaggaggagagagaagactagctgcacaaatatcaaaacagGCTGTTAACAACCCCACTGGAGAACTTGGAAAGAGATCAAAAGTAATTGACAAATTAACAcgattcctttttttatttccaaTTGCTCAAAAACAACAGTCTAATCTTCATGAATTATGAAGCAGAAAAATAACACCTGCAATAAATTCGGCACTATTTGTGAAAATCAAAGCACTAAAATGATCTCATACGCTTTAACCAGACTTGCTACACGTGCCTGTGCACTTCTCATATGCATCTTATTGGTGTAAACAATAAACCAAGGTATCCATGGTTAGATGTTGCCAAATGGGTATGTAGAGGTGAGAAATTTCCTTTGCAGTTATTGTAAGGCCTCCAAAAATATCTTGCAGTTCAGATGTCCAAAAGGATAATGATAACTTTCTTCAAGCATGCAAAAGGAAAGACAATTAAAATTCACATTATCATTCAATTAAACGAGTCCCTTGGGATACATCTTACTAATTGCACGAAAGGGGACATAATTTTCTCCATCTAGATTCTAGGCATACTTAACCCATTTCCACCCATTTTTATCTACTTACCTTTCTCAACAATCAAACATAGAGTAAGTAGTAGTGCTGCCACAGGTAATGAATAAAAAGACAACTTTCTTTACCCACTGCTCCCTCTGTTTTTCTTTCCACCTTGACCCATTAAATTCCTTTTTAATCAGTTTTGTACCATTCCATAATATTTAAATAACAAATCGACCTCTTTAAAATTAAAACTGCTGTGTCTCTGTGTGTTGTGTGTATGCATGCACGTAGATGAAATCAATTAAtatattttgagaaaaaaattattcagTTTTTGCTGGAATTTCAAAAAGTGAGATCCGAACTATGTAAAACTTTCAAAATTTGCTAACAACCATATATAAACATTACTTAAATGTCAAAGCAAAGAGAATGTGGAAAAGGAAAGAACTTGTTTTACCCCTATCTTCTTTTATCATAAAACTAATAAAACAAACGAGCAATTAATAAAAACTAATTCTGCTTACCCCATTAAGAAGCTTACGGCCATTGGCAGGAAGGATATTCACATACTTGGAGGCCATGAGACACCCCATAAAGCAGATAGTGAAGACCTTTGCAATTGGCAGAATAGCAAACTTCATCGTGGCAAGGATGGATTGCCCTCCACCCCTCTGAGTGTCCACCAGGATGGACAACAAAGACTTCTCCATTTTACCTCCGTAATGAATCTCTCAACCCAGAGGCACAAATCTTTACGCATACACCGCAGCAGCTCCCAAATCACCAACAGAATCGTGAAAAGTTGTGGAATTCAGCATTCCACGAAAAAAACTCCTCCAAACCCGTAGCTTTAATAGAACCTAATGTAATGCTTATTCCTGCAACGAACAAGAAGAGCAGGCAACGTTCACTCTTTTgtgaaacattttttttttttaaaaaagcactttttaacAAATAACAAGTTTAGCACGACATATTAGAGATAAAAATAATACATTGAAAACTTACGTAAAGCTCAAGAACGTagataaaataaagataattcTATTAATGCAAGACGATTTCCAGTAACATATTCCTGTTTCGTTAGAAATTCACGAAGAAAGGGGTAGAAAACCGCAGAAAGAAACCTCAAATCCTCCAAAGAAATCTCGAAAACCCCAAACAGAACCCTTCATTCATTCTCGAAAGGATTTTatcctcttcttttttattctctctctatctccttTTCAGAGCAAAAACCTAAATATCAACCCCACCGccaaaaaaagaacaagaagataAGCAGACCACCaaacaaagaataaataaattggGTCCATTCTCGAGAATTCTCAGTAAAAAACGTCATTGCCGGACATAAATCCTTCACTAATCAGACGCGGAGAAAAACTAATAAAATACCAAAATTTCATAACTCTTCTCCAATTCTTGAGTTCCAAACCCATTCCTCTCCCAAAAAAAATACCTGGATTCTTCCAAACAAGAATTCAAACCAGAGCACAAAAATCCTCTTCCAAGTCCAAGATTTAAAGAATGCTCGAATATTTAATCCACTCCAAAGCCCTTAAGATTTGGGAGGAAACTTCGAAGAGgcgggaggaagggagagaagAACGAGAACTCTTTCGAAGATTCGCCTGCTGGCTTCCGGCGAGTTCCGTCCAACGGCCTACGACCCTGCAACTCTTGAAACCCGAGGATCGTTCCGTATATAAAACAAATACGGATCCGGTCAAAAGTTCTGGATTGCCCCCGACGTTTGGGAGAATAACGATGATACCATTCCGTACGAGAACAACCGGCCGCCCGCATAATTCTTCACTTCTTTGAAAGTACGAGCCGTGGGACCATGCAATCTCTCTCTTACTCCGGCCTGCCTGCTTGCCTCGCTGACTTTAGGAAGCTCTCCCTTCAAAGTTgggaagattttttttatttatgatatcctaattttcataccattttgtgcaagtgTAACTTGAAAATCTTACTTAAAATAGTCGTGTTACTGCATTTAATCGAGAATCTTCTTTGTAAGGACGTAAATTCAGTTTTAAATGTGACACATAGGGGATTTTGTAGTTTAATGTGGGTTGAAATTACCAACTCCATTTTTTAATGATTTGCGGCTTGTTTagaaacttttcttgagaaaacAAAGCTTTTTATAAAACTATAATATTGTAAATGCGCTGATTCTGATAATCTATGTTATGTCATATGTAAGCTCTCAATAAGAAATACAATGGAGAAATGTCATATTAGGAGTATGTTTGatgttacttaaaaaaaaaaagtatgtttataatttttttaaaaataggttctctaaatatatatatgtgtggtaAATTATCTAAAACTtgcttttattaaaaaagattaaaaaatatttagacGGCTACTTTTACAAGGATagaaaaaactttaaaaatcaaatttggagggggggggggtgctctTAACTTTAACGTGGgatttcatatattaaaaaaaaaaaaaactttggtgTGAGATTTGTATGATATTTTATTTAACCCCTTCATAATCCATTCCACTCGTGTGGTTTGATtaggttatttttatttttttaattatattaataagTGAATAAAATATAGCTCTAAAGAGTGGACCACcaactcattattttatatttaaatccGGTCAACTTTTACATATCTCTAGTTTGTCTTGTACCTACTTAGATAAACCACCAATAGGCTATCATAGCGAACTTTGTACTTGTTCATCCATCTCAACCTACTTtgatctataaaaatatatattttctacaaaTATTCTTTTATTCCTTGATTTAAGCATATgaccaataaaaaaaaacatataattAAGTTAAAAAAATGCTAACACAGCATGATTATTAAGGATTCCATCAAAAATATAACAGAAATTGCACCGAACATGCTAGATACATGGAGTTGCAAGCACGCAAATGCTTA
The Phoenix dactylifera cultivar Barhee BC4 chromosome 3, palm_55x_up_171113_PBpolish2nd_filt_p, whole genome shotgun sequence DNA segment above includes these coding regions:
- the LOC120110298 gene encoding protein PIN-LIKES 6-like: MEKSLLSILVDTQRGGGQSILATMKFAILPIAKVFTICFMGCLMASKYVNILPANGRKLLNGLVFSLLLPCLIFSQLGRAITLENLLEWAIQAKGSILHGWEQMKEARESHISDP
- the LOC120110297 gene encoding cytochrome P450 714C2-like — protein: MEGAQWDTLLPFFVAGFVSFAVFYLSNILWLRPEKIRNKLRSQGIKGPSPSLLYGNILDMRRIVKEEKETQKGGSRHVSASYTSALFPYFITWRKEYGPIFMYSTGSIQLLHVSHPDLVKEISLCKSLDLGRPSYIQKERGALFGRGIIASNGAVWAHQRKIIAPEFFMDKVKHMVDLIVEATIPFLESWESLLESEGGTREIVVDEDLRSFSADVISRASFGSSYAKGEEIFSRLRQLQKAMSKSSILIGIPGLR